A DNA window from Halococcus salsus contains the following coding sequences:
- a CDS encoding DUF7563 family protein, whose product MPARDHCGGHVPERFGRVFADEYGRLFACPGCSANAGIAEVARERADIIR is encoded by the coding sequence ATACCAGCCCGTGATCACTGCGGCGGGCACGTCCCCGAACGCTTCGGGCGTGTCTTCGCCGACGAGTACGGTCGTCTGTTCGCCTGCCCCGGCTGTTCGGCGAACGCCGGCATCGCCGAGGTCGCCCGCGAACGCGCCGACATCATCCGATGA
- a CDS encoding phosphoglucomutase/phosphomannomutase family protein: MNAISFGTDGWRATLDVFTTPRVRMVGQAVATTLREAGHDDPVGICYDARETSRGFAEELSRTLAANGFDVLLPDRDRPTPLLAWAIAERGLSGGLMVTASHNPSEYNGVKFIPDDGAPALPVVTDAIESNLAEPDPLPEEEWGTVEEVEFMEPHAEHALDLVADYAGDGSDIDLDGLPVAYDAMCGSGRGVTDDLLSRAGATVDRLRCERRPEFGGTPPEPSAETLGELTETVRNGDAALGIANDGDSDRLALVTPKRGYLDENLFFAALYDFLLEANSGPAVRTVSTTFLIDRVAEAHDEEVVETQVGFKWVAEAMADVDALMGGEESGGFSVRNHVREKDGVLMALLAAAAEAEEPLDDRVDRLLDEHGEIHQSKVSVECPESEKERVLADLDGALPDSVAGADVANVVTEDGFKIVLDSGAWLLVRPSGTEPVLRVYAEAESEERVAELLDAGRDLVEPLV; this comes from the coding sequence ATGAACGCGATCTCCTTCGGCACCGACGGCTGGCGTGCGACCCTCGACGTCTTCACGACGCCACGGGTTCGGATGGTCGGCCAGGCCGTCGCCACCACCCTCCGCGAGGCGGGCCACGACGATCCAGTCGGGATCTGTTACGACGCCCGCGAGACCTCGCGCGGGTTCGCCGAGGAACTCTCCCGAACCCTCGCCGCCAACGGGTTCGACGTCCTCCTCCCCGACCGCGACCGCCCGACGCCGCTGCTGGCGTGGGCGATCGCCGAGCGAGGGCTGTCGGGCGGGCTGATGGTGACCGCCTCGCACAACCCCTCGGAGTACAACGGCGTGAAGTTCATCCCCGACGACGGCGCACCCGCGCTGCCCGTGGTGACGGACGCGATCGAGTCGAACCTCGCCGAACCCGACCCGCTGCCCGAGGAGGAGTGGGGAACGGTCGAGGAAGTCGAGTTCATGGAGCCGCACGCCGAGCACGCCCTCGACCTCGTGGCCGACTACGCCGGTGACGGGAGTGATATCGACCTCGACGGCCTTCCGGTGGCCTACGACGCGATGTGCGGGAGCGGGCGCGGCGTCACCGACGACCTCCTCTCGCGGGCGGGTGCGACGGTTGACCGGCTGCGATGTGAGCGCCGGCCCGAGTTCGGCGGCACCCCGCCGGAGCCGAGCGCCGAGACCCTCGGGGAGCTCACCGAGACGGTACGAAACGGCGACGCGGCGCTCGGGATCGCCAACGACGGCGACTCCGACCGGCTCGCGCTCGTCACGCCGAAACGGGGCTACCTCGACGAGAACCTCTTCTTCGCCGCGCTCTACGACTTCCTGCTCGAAGCCAACTCGGGACCCGCGGTACGCACGGTCTCGACCACGTTCCTGATCGACCGGGTGGCCGAAGCCCACGACGAGGAAGTGGTCGAGACTCAGGTCGGGTTCAAGTGGGTCGCCGAGGCGATGGCCGACGTGGACGCCCTGATGGGCGGCGAGGAGTCGGGTGGCTTCTCGGTGCGAAACCACGTCCGCGAGAAGGACGGCGTGTTGATGGCGCTGCTCGCGGCGGCCGCCGAGGCCGAGGAACCGCTCGACGACCGTGTGGACCGACTCCTCGACGAACACGGCGAGATCCACCAGTCGAAGGTCAGCGTCGAGTGTCCCGAGAGCGAGAAGGAACGGGTGCTCGCGGACCTCGACGGCGCGCTGCCCGACAGCGTGGCGGGTGCGGACGTCGCGAACGTCGTCACCGAAGACGGCTTCAAGATCGTGCTCGACAGCGGTGCCTGGCTCCTCGTCCGCCCCAGTGGCACCGAACCCGTCCTCCGGGTCTACGCCGAGGCCGAGAGCGAGGAGCGGGTCGCGGAGTTGCTCGACGCGGGTCGCGACCTCGTCGAACCGCTGGTCTAG
- a CDS encoding HpcH/HpaI aldolase family protein, with protein sequence MTVDSAVHPSRENGLRAVIENDEPALGVLDDLYSPEMVEIYGEMGFDFVWQDLEHAGPAPTDAASLAHLLRAADAADTELLVRIPEPDPATVHKVLDTGVRNVFISHVESAADVERAVKAARFTYDGDPGGRGFANPRASRWGGAEEYVETEDREIMVGVTIEEPAAVDDIEGILAVPELDFVFVGPLDLAVAMGHPGEVAHPDVQEAVDRVVEAAREADVTIGGLGFGENDVEEKIADGYRILHVGSTTGAAREALESWPAAFGSR encoded by the coding sequence ATGACAGTCGATTCAGCCGTCCATCCCTCACGGGAGAACGGTCTCCGAGCGGTCATCGAGAACGACGAGCCCGCGCTCGGGGTGCTCGACGACCTCTACAGCCCGGAGATGGTCGAGATATACGGCGAGATGGGGTTCGACTTCGTCTGGCAGGACCTCGAACACGCCGGTCCGGCCCCCACGGACGCAGCCTCGCTCGCTCACCTGCTCCGGGCCGCCGACGCCGCCGATACCGAACTCCTCGTTCGGATCCCGGAACCCGACCCGGCGACGGTGCACAAGGTGCTCGACACCGGGGTTCGCAACGTGTTCATCTCGCACGTCGAAAGCGCTGCGGACGTCGAGAGAGCGGTGAAGGCCGCCCGATTCACCTACGACGGCGACCCCGGCGGCCGTGGGTTCGCGAACCCACGGGCCAGTCGCTGGGGCGGGGCCGAGGAATACGTCGAGACCGAGGACCGCGAGATCATGGTCGGGGTCACCATCGAGGAACCGGCCGCCGTCGACGACATCGAGGGGATCCTCGCCGTTCCGGAACTCGACTTCGTCTTCGTCGGCCCGCTCGATCTCGCCGTCGCGATGGGCCATCCCGGCGAAGTCGCCCATCCGGACGTGCAGGAAGCCGTGGACAGAGTGGTCGAGGCGGCCCGCGAGGCGGACGTGACCATCGGTGGTCTCGGGTTCGGCGAGAACGACGTAGAGGAGAAGATCGCGGACGGCTATCGGATCCTGCACGTGGGGAGCACTACTGGCGCGGCGAGGGAGGCCCTGGAGTCGTGGCCAGCGGCGTTCGGTTCCCGATGA
- a CDS encoding arsenic resistance protein yields MDFVEKYQTVLVLVAIVGGLALGQVPGVAPVADRLILPFLMVMLFAAFTGVPLSRLREAFENRRVVGSSLLVNFVWSPLLAVGLGALFLRTHPALWVGLIMLLVTPCTDWYLVFTDIADGDIPLATSVLPYNLVLQLILLPLYLYVFAGELVALPMALLVESVVLVLIVPLLVGGVVRRVLTRRKGQQWFTQQFLPRLSPLQIVFLGLAIGAMFASQGAVVLENPGLLALLAVPVLVFYATNLGIGFGVGRLLSFSYEEMVCFNNTILSRNSPTALAIAVVAFPDEPLIPLALVIGPLLELPLLGVVAQVHRAIRDREWWPFDPATLFTRG; encoded by the coding sequence ATGGACTTCGTCGAAAAATATCAGACGGTACTCGTTCTCGTCGCCATCGTCGGTGGCCTCGCACTCGGACAGGTTCCCGGCGTCGCCCCCGTCGCCGACCGGCTGATCCTCCCGTTCCTGATGGTGATGCTGTTCGCCGCGTTCACCGGTGTTCCACTCTCCCGACTCCGGGAAGCGTTCGAAAATCGACGGGTTGTGGGGTCGAGTCTCCTGGTCAATTTCGTCTGGAGTCCGCTACTGGCGGTGGGGCTCGGCGCGCTCTTCCTTCGTACCCACCCTGCCCTCTGGGTCGGACTCATCATGCTGTTGGTGACGCCATGCACGGATTGGTATCTCGTCTTCACCGACATCGCGGACGGGGACATCCCACTGGCGACCTCCGTTCTCCCGTACAATCTCGTTCTCCAGTTGATACTGCTTCCACTCTACCTGTACGTCTTCGCGGGCGAACTGGTCGCGTTGCCGATGGCGCTGTTGGTCGAAAGCGTCGTTCTCGTGCTCATCGTGCCGCTTCTGGTCGGTGGGGTTGTTCGGCGGGTGTTGACCCGACGAAAGGGACAGCAGTGGTTCACACAGCAGTTCCTGCCGAGGTTGAGTCCGCTCCAGATCGTCTTCCTCGGTCTCGCCATCGGCGCGATGTTCGCCTCGCAGGGAGCGGTGGTCCTCGAAAACCCCGGATTGCTCGCCCTTCTCGCCGTTCCCGTGCTCGTCTTCTATGCGACCAATCTCGGCATCGGGTTCGGCGTCGGACGGCTGCTCTCGTTCTCCTACGAGGAGATGGTCTGTTTCAACAACACGATCCTCTCACGGAACTCACCGACGGCCCTCGCGATCGCCGTCGTCGCGTTCCCGGACGAACCGCTCATCCCACTCGCGCTGGTCATCGGGCCGCTGTTGGAACTTCCGCTGTTGGGCGTCGTCGCGCAGGTCCATCGAGCGATCCGGGACCGCGAGTGGTGGCCGTTTGATCCGGCGACGCTGTTCACCAGAGGATGA
- a CDS encoding IMP cyclohydrolase, protein MYIGRFVVVGPGVGAYRVSSRSFPNRKVIEREGDLTVVPTSEAEATDNPYVSYNCVRPTDSGVVVGNGSHTDPIAEKLGLGYPARDAIALSLLALDFEKDDYDTPRVAGVVGADESYVGIVRRDALVVERVTEPTLVATYEKDRPESFEFAVEGAEEAARTAYDLDFEHPVCAVGVAVSDDGIETAVENGN, encoded by the coding sequence ATGTACATCGGGCGCTTCGTCGTCGTCGGGCCTGGAGTGGGGGCCTATCGGGTCTCCTCGCGGTCGTTCCCCAACCGGAAGGTCATCGAACGTGAAGGCGATCTCACCGTCGTCCCCACCAGCGAAGCCGAGGCAACCGACAACCCCTACGTCTCGTACAACTGCGTGCGTCCCACCGACTCGGGGGTCGTCGTCGGCAACGGCTCGCACACCGACCCGATCGCCGAAAAACTCGGGCTCGGCTACCCCGCACGCGACGCGATCGCCCTCTCGCTGCTCGCGCTCGACTTCGAGAAGGACGACTACGACACGCCTCGCGTGGCGGGCGTCGTCGGCGCGGACGAGAGTTATGTCGGTATCGTCCGCCGTGACGCACTCGTCGTCGAACGGGTCACCGAACCGACGCTCGTGGCGACCTACGAGAAGGATCGTCCCGAGTCGTTCGAGTTCGCGGTCGAGGGTGCCGAGGAAGCGGCACGGACCGCGTACGACCTCGACTTCGAACACCCAGTCTGTGCGGTTGGCGTCGCAGTGAGCGACGACGGCATCGAGACGGCGGTCGAGAACGGGAACTGA
- a CDS encoding SDR family NAD(P)-dependent oxidoreductase, with translation MSVLDEFSLEGQRAVVTGAGRGLGNVMATAYAEAGADVAIVDVDSETAERAADEIAELGVETTSVTADVSDEAEVEAMTETVVDRLGGIDILLNNAGIVSNTPAEEMPVDEWQATMDVNLTGVFLCSKHVGRHMLERGSGTIVNISSMSGLVANHPQPQIAYNASKAGVIMVTRSLASEWGDRGVRVNSIAPGYMKTDLVEDVLEEDPEMAETWREYTPMGRLGKPTELGPVAVFLASEASSFMNGEIVSFDGGYTVR, from the coding sequence ATGTCAGTGCTTGACGAGTTCTCGCTGGAGGGACAGCGCGCGGTCGTCACGGGTGCCGGTCGCGGGCTCGGCAACGTCATGGCGACCGCCTACGCCGAGGCGGGGGCGGACGTCGCCATCGTCGACGTGGACAGCGAGACGGCCGAACGGGCCGCCGACGAGATCGCCGAGCTGGGTGTCGAGACCACGTCGGTCACGGCCGACGTGAGCGACGAGGCCGAGGTCGAGGCGATGACCGAGACCGTCGTGGACCGATTGGGTGGAATCGACATCCTGCTCAACAACGCCGGCATCGTCTCGAACACTCCCGCGGAGGAGATGCCCGTCGACGAGTGGCAGGCGACGATGGACGTGAACCTCACCGGCGTCTTCCTCTGTTCGAAGCACGTCGGTCGCCACATGCTGGAGCGCGGGTCGGGAACCATCGTCAACATCTCCTCGATGTCGGGGCTCGTCGCGAACCACCCCCAGCCCCAGATCGCCTACAACGCCTCGAAGGCCGGCGTGATCATGGTGACCCGCTCGCTCGCCTCCGAGTGGGGGGACCGTGGGGTCCGAGTGAACTCCATCGCGCCGGGCTATATGAAAACTGACCTCGTCGAGGACGTCCTCGAAGAGGACCCGGAGATGGCCGAGACCTGGCGGGAGTACACCCCGATGGGCCGGCTCGGGAAACCAACGGAGCTCGGTCCAGTCGCGGTGTTCCTCGCGAGCGAGGCGTCCTCGTTCATGAACGGGGAGATCGTCTCGTTCGACGGCGGCTACACCGTCCGCTGA
- a CDS encoding GIY-YIG nuclease family protein, with product MSHHVYIVECADESLYTGYTTDVERRVDEHNAGEGAKYTRGRTPVNLQHVETFDERGPAMSREYEIKSLSRAEKLELCDERATTF from the coding sequence ATGAGCCACCACGTCTACATCGTCGAGTGCGCCGACGAGAGCCTCTACACTGGGTACACCACCGACGTCGAGCGCCGGGTCGACGAACACAACGCGGGCGAGGGCGCGAAGTACACCCGTGGTCGAACGCCCGTAAACCTCCAGCACGTCGAGACGTTCGACGAACGGGGGCCGGCTATGTCGCGCGAGTACGAGATCAAGTCGCTCTCGCGCGCCGAAAAGCTCGAACTCTGTGACGAGCGGGCGACGACCTTTTGA
- a CDS encoding replication factor C small subunit has protein sequence MSEAEARGRGEIWIEKYRPQTLSAVAGHADIVGRLESYVAQDDLPHLLFTGPAGVGKTTSAMAIAREVYGDDWRENFLELNASDERGIDVVRDRIKNFARASFGGYDYRIIFLDEADALTSDAQSALRRTMEQFANNTRFILSCNYSNQIIDPIQSRCAVFRFGPLDGDSVAEYVRRIAEEEGIEVTDEGVDALVYAADGDMRKAINGLQAAATTGETVDEEAVYAITAAVRPEQIETMVTTALDGDFTAARAKLDDLLTEAGLGGGDVIDQLHRSAWSFDLDDRATVRLLERVGETDYRISQGANERLQLEALLASLALETQ, from the coding sequence ATGAGCGAGGCCGAGGCCCGTGGCCGGGGCGAGATCTGGATCGAGAAGTACCGCCCGCAGACGCTCTCGGCGGTCGCCGGCCACGCGGACATCGTGGGTCGGCTCGAAAGCTACGTCGCCCAGGACGACCTCCCGCACCTCCTGTTCACCGGGCCGGCGGGCGTCGGCAAGACCACCTCCGCGATGGCGATCGCCCGCGAGGTCTACGGCGACGACTGGCGCGAGAACTTCCTCGAACTCAACGCGAGCGACGAGCGCGGGATCGACGTGGTTCGCGACCGGATCAAGAACTTCGCGCGGGCGAGCTTCGGCGGCTACGACTATCGAATCATCTTCCTCGACGAGGCCGACGCGCTCACGAGCGACGCGCAGTCGGCGCTCCGCCGGACGATGGAGCAGTTCGCGAACAATACGAGATTTATCCTCTCGTGTAACTACTCGAATCAGATCATCGACCCGATCCAGTCCCGGTGTGCGGTCTTCCGGTTCGGGCCGCTCGACGGGGACTCGGTCGCGGAGTACGTCCGCCGGATCGCCGAGGAGGAGGGTATCGAGGTCACCGACGAGGGCGTCGACGCGCTGGTCTACGCCGCCGACGGCGACATGCGAAAAGCCATCAACGGGCTCCAGGCCGCCGCGACCACGGGCGAGACGGTCGACGAGGAGGCCGTCTACGCGATCACGGCCGCGGTCCGCCCCGAACAGATAGAGACGATGGTGACGACCGCGCTCGATGGCGACTTCACGGCCGCGCGCGCCAAGCTCGACGACCTCCTCACCGAGGCGGGCCTCGGCGGGGGCGACGTCATCGACCAGCTCCACCGCTCGGCGTGGTCGTTCGACCTCGACGACCGCGCGACCGTCCGCTTGCTCGAACGCGTTGGTGAGACCGACTATCGGATCTCCCAGGGCGCGAACGAGCGCCTCCAGCTCGAAGCCCTGCTCGCGTCGCTCGCGCTCGAAACCCAGTAG
- a CDS encoding IclR family transcriptional regulator, with amino-acid sequence MGKQARYAVKSVETAFRIVDALKTLNGAGVSELAAHLDIPKSTVHNYLSTLVQEEFVVKEGSSYRVGIQFLEYGAYARSELDIYEIAKPETDRLAESTGELANLMVEEHGRGSYLYRARGEDAVQVEAHVGTRVPLHTTALGKAILAYLPPERVDEIVDQHGLAPATSRTVTDRDELDDELAEIREAGVAFDDEERLAGLHCVAAPILSTDDRILGALSVSGPSNRIQDERFTEELPRKVLETVNVIELNVTYS; translated from the coding sequence ATGGGGAAGCAAGCCCGATACGCGGTGAAGTCGGTCGAGACCGCGTTCAGGATCGTCGACGCCCTCAAGACGTTGAACGGGGCCGGCGTCTCCGAACTGGCGGCCCACCTCGATATCCCGAAGAGCACGGTTCACAACTACCTGAGCACGCTGGTCCAGGAGGAGTTCGTGGTGAAGGAGGGGTCCTCCTACCGGGTCGGGATCCAGTTCCTCGAATACGGAGCCTACGCCCGCTCGGAGCTCGACATCTACGAGATCGCGAAACCCGAAACCGACCGGCTCGCCGAATCGACGGGCGAGCTGGCGAACCTGATGGTCGAGGAACACGGCCGCGGCTCCTACCTCTATCGGGCGCGCGGGGAGGACGCAGTCCAGGTCGAAGCCCACGTCGGAACGCGCGTACCGCTCCACACTACGGCGCTCGGCAAGGCGATCCTGGCCTACCTCCCGCCCGAACGCGTCGACGAGATCGTCGACCAGCACGGCCTGGCACCGGCGACCTCGCGAACTGTCACCGACCGCGACGAACTCGACGACGAGCTGGCGGAGATACGCGAGGCGGGCGTCGCGTTCGACGACGAGGAACGCCTCGCAGGGCTCCACTGCGTCGCCGCCCCGATCCTGAGCACTGACGACCGGATCCTGGGTGCGCTGAGCGTCTCCGGTCCCTCGAACCGGATCCAGGACGAGCGCTTCACCGAGGAGCTCCCGCGGAAGGTGCTGGAGACGGTCAACGTCATCGAGCTCAACGTCACGTACTCGTAG
- a CDS encoding SDR family NAD(P)-dependent oxidoreductase has protein sequence MATGLHPERNMDTDLSGRTALVTGAGRGNGRAIARDLAAHGASVVVNDLEAEPAEETVELVTDAGGEAVAVTADVSDADEVDAMVAEGVDELGSIDILVNNAGVGDAGPFLEKDDDSRFQLNLDVHLWGSINCINAVVDDMVEAGYGKVVNITSIHTKNGVGMSPEYDVGKFSALGLTKSLALELGREGVRVNAVAPGWANTRMVEDFSEETHEQITELNPLGRYAESEEVADAVTFLSSPASDYVNGHELRVDGGQVPIDNWKYDNR, from the coding sequence ATGGCGACGGGGCTCCATCCCGAGAGGAACATGGATACCGACCTCAGCGGACGGACGGCGCTCGTGACCGGCGCGGGCCGGGGGAACGGCCGAGCGATCGCCCGCGACCTCGCCGCCCACGGCGCGTCGGTCGTGGTCAACGACCTCGAAGCGGAACCCGCCGAAGAGACGGTCGAGCTCGTCACCGACGCGGGCGGCGAGGCGGTCGCCGTCACCGCCGACGTCAGCGACGCGGACGAGGTCGATGCGATGGTCGCCGAGGGCGTCGACGAGTTGGGAAGTATCGACATCCTGGTCAACAACGCCGGCGTCGGCGACGCGGGCCCGTTCCTCGAAAAGGACGACGACAGCCGTTTCCAGCTCAACCTCGACGTCCACCTCTGGGGGTCGATCAACTGCATCAACGCCGTGGTCGACGACATGGTCGAGGCGGGCTACGGGAAAGTGGTCAACATCACCTCGATCCACACCAAGAACGGCGTCGGGATGTCCCCCGAGTATGACGTCGGGAAGTTCTCGGCGCTCGGGCTCACCAAGAGCCTCGCGCTCGAACTCGGTCGGGAAGGGGTGCGAGTCAACGCCGTCGCGCCGGGCTGGGCGAACACCCGGATGGTCGAGGACTTCTCGGAGGAGACCCACGAGCAGATAACGGAGCTCAACCCGCTCGGTCGGTACGCCGAGTCGGAGGAGGTCGCCGACGCCGTGACCTTCCTCTCCTCGCCGGCCTCGGACTACGTCAACGGCCACGAACTCCGTGTCGACGGCGGCCAGGTCCCCATCGACAACTGGAAGTACGACAACCGATAG
- the larB gene encoding nickel pincer cofactor biosynthesis protein LarB, translating to MHETLRALAAGEISVAEAESRLAGYATGENGRFDAARESRNGVPEAVFAEGKPPDAVAELVALAVETTGRGLATRVDPRSAEAVTDRLAEEFPAATVEYDDHTRVLTARAADAEVPALDAVVGIVTAGTVDAGPAGEAAAVVAAMGATVERYDDVGVAGIHRLIDELDGLREADVLVVAAGREGALPTVVAGLVDVPLIGLPVASGYGHGGDGEAALAGLLQSCTVLSVVNIDAGFVAGAQAGLVARALDAARRE from the coding sequence ATGCACGAGACGCTCCGCGCGCTCGCGGCGGGCGAGATCTCGGTCGCCGAGGCCGAATCCCGCCTTGCGGGCTACGCGACAGGCGAGAACGGCCGATTCGACGCCGCCCGCGAGTCGCGGAACGGGGTCCCGGAAGCGGTGTTCGCCGAGGGAAAACCGCCGGACGCGGTCGCCGAACTGGTCGCGCTCGCGGTCGAGACCACGGGCCGTGGGCTGGCGACGCGGGTCGATCCCCGGTCCGCCGAGGCGGTGACCGATCGACTTGCAGAGGAGTTCCCCGCGGCGACGGTCGAGTACGACGACCACACCCGCGTGCTCACGGCCCGCGCGGCGGACGCCGAGGTGCCAGCGCTCGACGCGGTTGTCGGTATCGTCACCGCGGGAACGGTGGACGCCGGACCGGCGGGCGAGGCGGCGGCGGTCGTCGCGGCGATGGGGGCGACGGTCGAGCGGTACGACGACGTCGGCGTCGCCGGGATCCACAGGCTGATCGACGAACTCGACGGCCTGCGCGAGGCCGACGTGCTCGTGGTCGCCGCCGGCCGCGAGGGCGCGCTGCCGACGGTGGTCGCGGGGCTGGTCGACGTGCCGCTCATCGGGCTCCCCGTCGCCTCTGGCTACGGCCACGGTGGCGACGGCGAGGCCGCACTCGCAGGCCTCCTCCAGTCGTGTACGGTGCTCTCGGTCGTCAACATCGACGCGGGGTTCGTCGCGGGGGCACAGGCGGGCCTCGTGGCGCGAGCGCTCGACGCCGCCCGCCGGGAATGA
- a CDS encoding GNAT family N-acetyltransferase — protein sequence MEVRSARPAELPDVMSVLDGALLAVDADRVGERITEGGVLVATVDGRVLGACVLADDEIDAIAVRRSRRGQGIGTRLVDVAADAVDGPLVVEFDRRIRPFYDALGFVSRPTADPDRLRGRCER from the coding sequence ATGGAAGTTCGCTCCGCCCGGCCCGCCGAACTCCCCGACGTGATGAGCGTGCTCGACGGCGCGTTGCTCGCGGTGGACGCCGACCGGGTCGGCGAGCGGATCACGGAGGGAGGGGTGCTGGTCGCGACGGTCGACGGTCGGGTTCTCGGGGCGTGCGTCCTCGCCGACGACGAAATAGACGCGATCGCGGTCCGGCGGTCACGCCGCGGCCAAGGTATCGGCACTCGACTGGTCGACGTCGCAGCGGACGCCGTCGACGGACCGCTCGTCGTCGAGTTCGACCGCCGGATTCGGCCCTTCTACGACGCGCTCGGCTTCGTCTCCCGACCGACCGCCGACCCCGACCGACTCCGGGGCCGGTGCGAGCGCTGA
- the samp2 gene encoding ubiquitin-like small modifier protein SAMP2 codes for MVRVDVVGGDTHEVPFDDHETYADLLAAVGLNRHEATVLVDDRPVPDDGTVEADSVRVLRLVKGG; via the coding sequence ATGGTTCGGGTCGACGTCGTCGGCGGTGACACCCACGAGGTACCCTTCGACGACCACGAAACCTACGCCGACCTGCTCGCCGCCGTCGGACTGAATCGTCACGAGGCCACGGTGCTGGTCGACGACCGACCGGTGCCCGACGACGGCACCGTCGAGGCCGACTCGGTACGGGTGCTCCGGCTCGTCAAGGGTGGGTGA